TCGGGATCGGCCGCGAAGGCCGGGAGGAGGTCTCGGAAGGTTGAGCCCACCAGGGGATCCCCCCCGATGCTCACACAGGTGGACTGGCCGATGCCGTGCTGCGTCAGGAGGTTGGCGATCTCCGTCGTCATCCCCCCGCTCCGGGACAGGATCCCCACCGGCCCCGGCGCGTAGGCCTTCCGCACGTCGGCGGCCGGTCCCCCCACCATTCCCACCTTGGTCTTCCCCGGGGAGAGGATCCCGAGGGAGTTGGGTCCCACCACGGTGGCCCCGCACTCTTGCGCGACGCAGAGGATCTCTGCGACGTCCCGGCGGGGGACACGCTCGGTCACGATGACCAGGAGGCGGAGCCCGGCGGCGAGGGCCTCCAGGGCGGCGGCCCGGGCCGCCGCCGGCGGGACCGAGATGACCGTGGCGCCGGCCGGGTGCTCGGCGAGGGCGGCGGCCACCGTGTCGTAGACGGGCACCCCGTGGACCGCGCCACCCCCCTTGCCCGGGGTCACGCCCGCCACGACCTTCGCACCGTACTCCAGGCTGTCCCTGACGAAGGT
This is a stretch of genomic DNA from Candidatus Methylomirabilis sp.. It encodes these proteins:
- a CDS encoding CoA-binding protein produces the protein MAILADEKTRILVQGITGREAATFVRDSLEYGAKVVAGVTPGKGGGAVHGVPVYDTVAAALAEHPAGATVISVPPAAARAAALEALAAGLRLLVIVTERVPRRDVAEILCVAQECGATVVGPNSLGILSPGKTKVGMVGGPAADVRKAYAPGPVGILSRSGGMTTEIANLLTQHGIGQSTCVSIGGDPLVGSTFRDLLPAFAADPETAAVVLFCEPGGTAEEAVAGQVRAQGLPLPMVAFVAGRFADEIPGVRFGHAAAIVEGERGSTRSKIAAFREAGIPVADAFSDIVPMIARLL